TTTCCAGATCCACCGCCAGGCGGTCAGGAACCGATAGCGGCGCCGAGCTCCGAGTCAGTGACGACCAATCCATATGCACTCCTCCCAGGGGTAGGCCGGGATCTCCCGCCTACATCAGATTCCTAAGCTTGACAGTTGGTCCTACCAACTGTCAAAGTTTTAGAAACATCTAAACGTGAGGAAAATCATGAACCGTAGGATTCCAGCCCGGCACCACCTTGCATCCGTAGGCGTTGCTTTCATCGCTCTATCGCTCGCCGCCTGCGGTGGCGGGCAGCCCGGCACTTCTGGCGCGTCAGGAACACAAGGGACCAGCAGCTCTGATCTGCCCTTGGTTAAGGAAGGCGTTCTGACATCCTGTGCGAATTTCAGTACGCCCCCAAATATTTTTGCGGAAGCGGACGGGACACCGGTTGGCGCTGAGGTAGACATCGCTAAAAGCATTGCCAAGGAGATGGGGCTGAAGATTGCTTTTCCTGAATATTCCTTCTCCGGCCTGATCCCAGCGCTGCAAGCAAAGCAGTGTGACGCGATCATCTCCGCGTTGTATATCAAACCGGAGCGAGAAAAGATTGCTGATTTCGTTCCGTACTTGAGGTCGGGATCCGGTGTCGCAGTCTCCAAAGAGAACCGTGCGAACGTGACCGGATACGATCACTCACTCTGCGGTGTCAGGGCTGTTGCCATCACCGGCGCTACCGGCGCCGGACTCCTGGAGAAGATGTCCGCGGAATGTGCAGCTGCGGGGCTGAAACCGACGGAGATTACTCTTCTGGACCGAAGCGCAGATGCGCTGCAGCAAATCATTGCCGGACAGGCAGATGCTTTCATGGACACATCCGAGTTGATGAGCTACTACGAGAAGCAGTCCGGGGGCAAATTCGTCGTCGTCGGGGAAACGGTCGGGCAGATCAACATCGGAGCGGCCACTCTGAAAGAGAACGTCAAACTGCATGAAGCTCTCAAAACCGCTTTTGACAAGGTCGTCGAAAGCGGTCGCTACGCCGAAGTCCTCAGTGAATGGGGACTTAAGGCGCAGGACATTACTAAAGCTCAATAATTCTGGAGAAATCACATGAACTTCGACTGGTCCTACTTTTGGGAAAGTCTCCTTACCCCCAGCCCTCAGTTCCTCAAGGGGCTCGCGCTCACAATTATCATCTCAGTGATCGCTATGTCTCTCGCTCTTGTCCTGGGTCTGATCGTTGGTCTTATGGGGCGGAGCAAATTGCTCCCATTTCAACTCTTCGCGAGCCTCTATATTTGGGTGATCCGCGGCACGCCGCTGCTGGTCCAGCTCGTTATCATCTACACCGGGTTTGCGGCCGCTGGCCTATTCCGATTTGAAGACACCGATATATTCGGGGCACTCATAAAGGGAGCGGTCCAAGCCGCGATCGTTGGCCTGATGCTCAACGAAAGTGCCTACATCTCGGAAATCGTTCGATCTGGCCTCGAATCGGTGGACCGCGGGCAAAACGAGGCTGCCCTCTCCCTGGGCATGACCCCCATGCATGCGATGCGCAGAATCATCGTCCCCCAAGCGATCCGCATCATGGTGCCCCCCTTGGGCAACTCATTCAACGGTTTGATGAAGAGTACCTCGATTTTGTCGATTATCGGCGTTAGTGAGATGTTCCAAGTAGGCAGCACCATGAGCGCTGCGACCTTCAAAGTCTTCGAGATTTACATGGTCGTTGCCCTTTATTACCTCCTTCTCACTACAGTCTGGACATTCATCCAAACTGCGATCGAGAACACTTTGAACGTTAGGGCCGGCCTCCCGCCCGCGGAACCTGTTTACAAGCGCCTCTTTGGTATTAGGAGCCGCAAGCAGCAAACAACGACTACCACCCCAGCCCTGCAGCCTGCCGACGCCGTCTAACGGAGTGAAAATGACCATGCCATACACTGCCCCAATGCAACTTCCGACCGCCTCTCCACACCGCCCGATGCCATTGTGCAGGCCCGCGACGTGTGCAAATCGTTCGGTGACAAAAGCATTCTCA
This genomic window from Arthrobacter sp. 24S4-2 contains:
- a CDS encoding ABC transporter substrate-binding protein, whose translation is MRKIMNRRIPARHHLASVGVAFIALSLAACGGGQPGTSGASGTQGTSSSDLPLVKEGVLTSCANFSTPPNIFAEADGTPVGAEVDIAKSIAKEMGLKIAFPEYSFSGLIPALQAKQCDAIISALYIKPEREKIADFVPYLRSGSGVAVSKENRANVTGYDHSLCGVRAVAITGATGAGLLEKMSAECAAAGLKPTEITLLDRSADALQQIIAGQADAFMDTSELMSYYEKQSGGKFVVVGETVGQINIGAATLKENVKLHEALKTAFDKVVESGRYAEVLSEWGLKAQDITKAQ
- a CDS encoding amino acid ABC transporter permease; translated protein: MNFDWSYFWESLLTPSPQFLKGLALTIIISVIAMSLALVLGLIVGLMGRSKLLPFQLFASLYIWVIRGTPLLVQLVIIYTGFAAAGLFRFEDTDIFGALIKGAVQAAIVGLMLNESAYISEIVRSGLESVDRGQNEAALSLGMTPMHAMRRIIVPQAIRIMVPPLGNSFNGLMKSTSILSIIGVSEMFQVGSTMSAATFKVFEIYMVVALYYLLLTTVWTFIQTAIENTLNVRAGLPPAEPVYKRLFGIRSRKQQTTTTTPALQPADAV